A window of Leishmania mexicana MHOM/GT/2001/U1103 complete genome, chromosome 18 genomic DNA:
GCGCGTAGTGACGCTGCAGATCTGGGACACGGCCGGGCAGGAGCGTTTCCAGTCGCTCGGCTCCGCCTTCTAccgcggcgcagatgccTGCATCCTCGTCTTTGACGTGACGCAGCAGGAGTCGTTTGCGCACGTTGGCTCGTGGCTGGAGGAGTTCAGCATCCAGGCGGGCCGCCGTGACAGCGTGTTGGTGGGCAACAAGACGGACCTGGAGGATCGGCGCCAGGTGGCCAGTAAGACAGTGCAGGCGTGGTGCGCGAAGCAGAACGCGGAGGCCGCTAATGCGAACAACGGTGCGGGTGCCGGCGCGGGTGATAGTGCGGTGCCGGAGATGAAGTACTTCGAGACCTCCGCAAAGGATAACGCCGGCGTCGAGGAAGCCTTCATTGCTGTGGTACAGCTGGCGCTGGCCAGGAAGGCAACGGTCGAGGAGGCGACACCGATGCCCCAGACGGTGAACCTGAGCCAAgcccagcaggagcaggcacccagctcctccgcctgcagctgctaaGACTCACGAacagacagagaggcggATGGCGGGGGGTCGTAGCGCGTGGACACCCCTACTGCACGTGCGGGGCAGCTGAGCGTGCGTGAAAGACcgtcccttcccctctcctgcaACCCCTTTCCACGTCTCCGTCCACCTGCGCGGCAACTTCTCCGGTGGTCGCAGGATGGCGTGGATGGCGAACCTATCCTTTCCAGCACCACGCGGGTGCTGCCACTCTTCTCTTTGGTTGGgggaggaaaagagaggggaggaggcgctgttttcgccctccctcccgccctccctcgGTATCTCTCTCCTTGCTATATATGTttgttgcccccccccctccccctcctccccccaccagtcctccctcgcccccgccccttcctctcctgGACGACTCTTTGCatcgccagcaccaccacaactCGAACTGTGCCGTTCCGCCCGTAAACGGTGACGTGAGTGATACTATGTTGGCCAAGCCTCAGAAGACGAGGTGAGgcgggcggggtggggggaggtcGCGATACAAATAGAGGGACGGAGCGATGTGTGAGCGAGTGGCAGGAAGGTGTGTTTCTTGCTTGCCTTCTTTGTGGACTCGCCTTGCGGAAGAGTCACCGCCATTGTTGGTGCGTTTTCCTCGTGGTTGTCGAGTgttgaggggaggggtgggggtgagcCTGGCTGGTGAGGCTAGGTGCCGGTGCACCTCGGTGTCTGAGTTGCGTGCGTTTCTGTATGGATGGAGTGGGGAGCAACTGCtggtggtcgtcgttgcGGTAATGTCGATGTGGACGGCGCGCTCTACGCAGTGGTCGAGCATAGATGCAACGAGGAGTAGGGCGCAAAGACATTCATCaacaggtgtgtgtgtgtgtgtgtgcgtacggcCGTAGCGATCGCCTGGATGCGTGCTCTTCCTCCCTATCCCGTACCCCCTTTGCCGCTTTCTTCACTGCCACGCCACTCCACATGCGGCGACACGCACGGACCCGCTGCGCTCGTTGCTCCGCCTCCGGTGAATTGCTTGTAATCCTATATGCTTGACCTGCTGCGACTTACGTGTattcctcccctctcctttcaTCCTTCCTTCGAGTATGCGTTGGTCGGCATGgatgtgtgtacgtgtgtgtgtgtgtgtgtgccccagTGGCTAGGTTACCTTTCTCCGTCtttcgcctttttcttttgcgttgtatggtgtgtgtgtgtgtgtgtgtgtgtgtgtgtttgcggTGAACTGTGTCTCCTCGGATCATCACtgatcgccgccgccacctccccgcccactcctccccctccgcgcCCATTTTTTCCTCTCTTCAAAAAGGCCCCCGAATGCAACCCTCAGCCTCACCCCTCGGATCACTATACCCGCACCCCTCGCACTTGTGCATCGACGTCGTGTCTTTCCGCAGCTGTCTGTGAGCGAAGCCGTCCCATGAGAAAAAAAGACCCCGTGgaaccccctctcccacttccacccacccaccccccttcccccttcccctcccaccgacacccacacccacatcCTCGCACCTCTCCAAGAAAGCGGCTTCTGCCCCTCGCAAGTCGGTGTGTCGCGTGGGAGCTGAGTAGGTAGGTGCTGATGTCCGCATCGCGCTCTCGCGTCGTCTACTAAAAACCTTCTCTCACCCCCTCACTTGCAtgccttctccgcctctctgtcCTTTcaagcacgcgcacgcgcacagaagcagcagcgaaggagagaagcacgCCCGTGTAcgcgtcgaggaggcgggaaGCGACAGGAACGCCGGCGGTCACGTCACTGCGGAGGTCGGGGGCAGCGCGAACAAGCCGCCGACGGCTAGCGCTTTTGCTTCTCCGTGGTGTGCACCGCACTTGTTGTGtcgtgagggaggagggagaaaagTGCAGTGTGCTCCCctccacatacacacgcacacacatatacatacgTGCATTTACCTTCCACTGTTCACTGTGCTGTGGCTGTTGTAgttggtgcggcggcggcggctgttgTGGGGTGGAGGAGTACACGTGGAAGGCGCACGAATCGTAGCGGTTCTGgcctgcctcccccctctcccccaacatacacacaccgccGTACTACACtcccgcacccacacgcaaAGCCTCACTCGCCTACGCGCACCTCCTGCTTCACTCCAATATCAGCTGCAGCATACACACCGAAGGATATCACACGAGCTGCATTCCCCACCGCGTCTTCGGTCTTTCCCTCTGCGTAATGTTTCAATATGAGGACCTCGTGTGGCTCATCAGCTTCCCGCTGGTGTGCGCCATCATGCTGTGGTTCTCGCTCGATCTAACCGTGCTGGTGCGAGTCGGCGGAGGCCGGCGAAGACGTGCCAACGCGCGTCGCGCGATCGAAAGGCTTATCATGAGCAGTCCAGTCTTGACGACTGCGTCGGTGGTACAGTCACCGTCGCCCGTCTCTACCCCCAACACCGATCACCCCTCTCGGCGacgtagcagcagcacctcgccaGAGCACGCGTGCATGGGCGGGTtcggtagcagcagcggcaacgaggaggagcataGGGTGAAGCACCGTGAGGCATCGGCAGGAGCTGCCAGCACCCCAACAGCAGGAACACTCCCATGCCATCAACAGCGTGTACGGCAGGTGGTTGTCCCCGCGGCGATCCGCATTTCCACACGGGCTGTGGTGCGCCGTGCCGTTGTTCTCGTTGGCGGTGACTTTGCGCGATCACCGCGGATGCAGTACCACGCGGCAAGTCTGGCGCGCAGCGGTCTCTTCgacgaggtgctgctggtcgGGCTTGATTACGGAAATCAGCTTAGCGAGGATCTTCTCATGAGTGGGGAGCCGCAACCGGAGCGCTTCGTCAGCTGGGATGACCCGGCAACGCCGAAAGGGATGGAGCACGCGGTGTTCGACGTGCAAGCTCAGCTCGACTCGCCAGAGCCTCGGCCAGGGTGTGGCTGCATAGTGTCAACGCAGTACTTGATCGCACCCCCGTCGCCTCCTGAGTGGCTCCAGGCGGTGTTCCCCTTGGTCCACTTGCACTGGGTTGTCTGCACACTCTACCGCGTCGTGATGCTCGCCggtctctttttctttcaaACCATgtgcgccactgccaccCGCATCAATGAGCATGGACAGCTCCTAGTCACGGACCTCATCCTCATCcagacgccgccggcgatccccttcgtcctcctcgtgAAGTATCTCGTGTGCCCCTTGGCGTTTGTGTACAACATGCTTCTCTACTACGGCGTGGTGGTGCCGGCCGCCTGGATGAACCCCAGTGCGATGCGGGACGTACGGCAGCAATGTCAGTTGCAGTCTCTACGCTTTGCCGGTGCGACGGAGCGCTCAGCCGACGGTCGACGCCGCTCCTTAGCGATCCTGCGCGGACTCGCACATGCATCTCTCTcggggaggcgcagctgggTTTTCTACCCCGCCATCGTGGTCGACTGGCACAACTTTGGCCACACAATCCTAGCGCAGAGCCAGCGGCCCACCGCGGCGGTACAAATGTACAAACTGCTTGAGATGCACATGTGCGCCGGCCATGTCAACGTGACAGTGAGTcaggcgatgcgccgcgctcTGGAGCAAGCCTACCCGTGGCTGCGGTGTGAGTCTGCCATCGCAACGGCGGCATCTGTGCAGCcccactgcagcgcttcgGCAGCTGCCTCTGCGAGCTTGCAGGCTGAGGGAGCGCTGTCAGTAACAGTGGTGTCGCCGAGTGCAGTGACAGTGCTGTACGACGTGGCGCCCTCCTTTTTCCGTCCTGTGCAGCGCAGCCGGTGTGTGAGGGATGTCTtggagcgcctgctgctgcggcaccacgcCGTCAACCcgtcccctctccctctcgcatccccctttcctctcgTGAAAGGCGCCGGCAACGGCGCTGCGTACGCCCTCGTCAGCAAGGCAGACCTAGAAGAGATGGGGTGGGGCATCGCGGGGCCACCAGCGTGGGTATacgcggacgccgcggcagagtCGGTAGCCGTCTCGGCCCTTGCCAcctcggcagccgcgccagcgacgatggcggcgatgTCGCGGCGAGGCATCATGGTTGTCGGGTCGACGAGTTGgacggaggacgacgacTACTCGATGCTCATTCAAGCCCTCCAGCGGCTGGACCACCGCCTTCGGCACGAAGTCAGCTACGGCAGTAGCAACGGCGACAGTAGCCTtagcgccagcagcggacCTGCGGACCTCTGGGTGCTGATCACCGGAAAAGGAAATGCCCGGCAGCGTTTCGAAGATGCCGTGCGCGTCGCCAAGCTGTCGTCGCACGTGGTGGTGAGCACGTACTACGCGCAGTCCTATCACGAGTACAGCCTTCtgctcggcgccgccgacgtcgGCCTCTGCCTGCACTTTTCCTCCAGTGGGCTGGACTTGCCCATGAAGGGAGTGGACATGGTGGGTGCAGGGTTGCCAATCATGGTCATGCAGTACCCTGCCATTGGCGAGCTCATTGGCGGTGTGACACGGGTGCTGGCGACACAGGCGATGCGGCCGCGCAACGGTGCGGCAGATGCTCAGAGATCCCCACGGGTTAGCGGCGGCTACGCGAAGGCAGTGCAGCCGACCCTGCAAGAGTGCGAGCGAGGCTGGTCATTTTGCAACGACGCCGATCTCGAGTTCTTGCTATCCAGCTTTATCGGCCTGCCGTCCACCAGCGAGAGcgtcagcgacggcgccagtGGTCTGTCGcggtcgccgccgacgccccTGTCGGTGATGAAGCGGCGAGCCTGCGaagcgcgacggcgcgcgcacacatgggAGAAGAACTGGCGGCGAGTACTCCTGCCAGTGCTGAAAGAAGTCGTATAGCGGTGCCTTGGCCCCCATAATGCACACGCGGgggggagatggagagggcAAGTGGCGCTTGGTGTAAAGAGATGGCGTTAAGGGCGCCGGATGGACCACGACAgtggtggtgccggtgcAGTTGCGCGCAGGTGTGTGGCGCGGCagccctcccaccccctgaTCGTAGGTGGGTTTCGCTTGTCAACTTTGATCGATGCGAATCTCTTGATCGCTAGACGTCGCTTCGACTTGGCGGGTTTCGTCTTTGGTTTTCTCTCCTTGCCGCAAGAGTGGCGaacatgtgtgtgtgtgtgtgtgaggggagggCTTCTCCgtcctttctctctctctcgccttcaGCCGTCCGTCTCCCCTCGTCCCTCGGTACCGCCGTGCGCAGCTTCACCTCGCCATCCCACCACTTCGAGCTAATACCCCTCTCCCATCGGCAACAACGCATCTGTTCCCCGGCTCCTCTCCGCTGGTCTCCGCTTtcccctgtgtgtgtgtccataTATATGCATGTATGCGCCTAAACAAACCTctaggcacacacacacacgcagggagagagaccaGCGGACGGAAGCGTCGACCTGCCtatgcacacgcacgtccgCCGAGGCGCCCATCATTCCACCACAGGAGAGCGCGCGAGCGCGACTAGAGGATGATAGGTCTGCTTTCTTCTCCGAACGTTGTGGATGAAGGGGTGCAGGCGCTTATGTTGTTTTTAGGAGGAGTGGGAGTAGGAGTGGTGGGGAGAGGTTACTAGCTTGGTGCCTCTCACAGTCAGTTGCCgcactgcccccccccctccccctcctcctcctctccgtgcCGAGGCACCACATCCTTGGACGCCCCCACATCCGTCACGCATCACCgtccttttttctcttctcccctcccctcccctctctctccctccccctcttcgtgTCCAAAATCCTGTGAAGGGTGAGACGGGGgaggacagcagcggcagcgagagTCAACGGGGAAAAAACAAGAACAATAGACATGTCTGCAGCCATgcggtgtgccgccgccgcggcagctctACCGTACTTCCTCACAGAATCGCTGCGTTGCCCGCATCTGCTGCCGATTGAAGTGGCACTGCGAGggcggtgtggcggcggGCATGGCGCTCTTCTCCATCAAcggcgcctcctctcctccagGGCGCCGGCAACGCCACGGAGTTTCTCatctacacacacacagcgagaCTGGTATCCAGCAGAGaacgcagccgccgccccccaCACATCCGCTGGTGCCGCGCGAGCAGCTTCGGCTACGCCGGCCAGTGCGAAGACTACCCGCTGCAACGTGGACCGTAGCCGTGACACAGCAGCAAGACAGAAcgctgccacgccgccgccgtcgccagaAGCAGTCCACCCATACTCCGTGCGTGCCTACCGGGCGCGACTCCTGGGTGGCACCTACTTCTCCCTGCGAGAGTTGACGCGCGCCGCCTACGCACCATCCCCGCTAAAGGTGCTGACAgacctgctgcagctgtctGTGAGCCACAGCGGTCACCACGCCGAGCTCTCCTCAAGCTTCGCCTATGTGGCCTCGTCgcctgccgcctccacccctcTCGCTCAGTCAGGTGCACAAAATGCGCTGAGCAGAGCACGCGACGTTCAACACGTGCTCCAGCTAGCATTGACGGAGGCACAGGATACGATGCTCGCCGCTCAGACGATAGGTGACATTGCAAGCCACGCGGCTCTGGAGGAACTGCTGGCCCAGCTGGAAGCGCTCGCGAACGCGATGGACGcctgtgtgcatgcgcctgCGTGGACTGTGCCGGTTGCCACACACTTTGCATTACTGCACGGGCTTCTGAGACTCACCGCCGCGACCGGGTCTCGCCTGCAAGCCCTGACCGCCTTAGACGACCTCCTCTCActgcaggagcggcagccacACCATATCTCTGCtcggcgcggcagcgaccaGCACCACGCTGGTGATGGTGACAAGAACGGGGATGGAGACGAGGATGACGGCAGCTTCAGCATGGATGACGCCGTCGCCCTTGTcgatgcggcagcgcagcagtaCGTCGAGCCTGTCACGGCGCAGGACCACCTGTGGGCCATGCAGGCGTGTGCCAAGAATCATAACCGCGACTTCGCCACGACTCTCAGCCTCTACCGCCGTTTTCTGCAGCATACCGAGGCCGGCAGCTTCGCTGCCACGCCGAGTGACTTTAGTGATGCACTGGTCGCTCTcgcacacagcagccgcacgacTACGGATTTCACGGAGTTGCGAGCGCTGCTTATGGAGAgtgaagcggcagcggtcgTGCCTGTGAGCGTGCCCCTGTACACAGCCATCATCGATGCAGCGAGCCGCGCCGCTGAGGAGCCCCAACGTATGGCCATTGCCCTGTTCATGTATCGACGTCTCCGCGACGGGGGGCTGACGCCGACAGCGGACACGTATGCAGCTCTGatcgcctgctgcgcctcgacTCGTGAGCCGACGCAGGCCTTTGCCTTCTACCACGAGGCGCGGCAGGTctgcggcgtggcgcgcTTTACTCCGCAAGTGTACACAAACCTACTTCTGTCCTACACATCTGCTGGCTACGGCGCCGATGCGCGCAAGACACTCGACGTGCTGGTGGAGGCCGGCGCCCCGCTCTCCCGCGCTAGCTTCCACGCCGTCCTTGCCGGTGCCGTAACAGCACGGGAGGCGCAGGAAGTCGTCGAGCTCATGACGGAGCGTTACCGCATTGCCCCAACGCCGCACACCTACGCCTACGTAGCACAAGCGGTGGCGAGGTCGCCGGCAGGGGTTTCCACGGCGCTGCAACTCTTCGACATTCATGAAGACGCAATGCGGGCACTTGCACAGATGGCGGGCGCGACAGTGTGCTCGCCTGGTCGGGAtgatggcggcgcggcacagATTGCCGTTGGGCAGGCGATGAGTACGTCAGTGGGTGGAGTGGTGCTGGAGCCGATGCTGCTAGAGCGCTACCCGCTCTACGTGCGGGCGATGGAGCA
This region includes:
- a CDS encoding putative glycosyltransferase, which encodes MFQYEDLVWLISFPLVCAIMLWFSLDLTVLVRVGGGRRRRANARRAIERLIMSSPVLTTASVVQSPSPVSTPNTDHPSRRRSSSTSPEHACMGGFGSSSGNEEEHRVKHREASAGAASTPTAGTLPCHQQRVRQVVVPAAIRISTRAVVRRAVVLVGGDFARSPRMQYHAASLARSGLFDEVLLVGLDYGNQLSEDLLMSGEPQPERFVSWDDPATPKGMEHAVFDVQAQLDSPEPRPGCGCIVSTQYLIAPPSPPEWLQAVFPLVHLHWVVCTLYRVVMLAGLFFFQTMCATATRINEHGQLLVTDLILIQTPPAIPFVLLVKYLVCPLAFVYNMLLYYGVVVPAAWMNPSAMRDVRQQCQLQSLRFAGATERSADGRRRSLAILRGLAHASLSGRRSWVFYPAIVVDWHNFGHTILAQSQRPTAAVQMYKLLEMHMCAGHVNVTVSQAMRRALEQAYPWLRCESAIATAASVQPHCSASAAASASLQAEGALSVTVVSPSAVTVLYDVAPSFFRPVQRSRCVRDVLERLLLRHHAVNPSPLPLASPFPLVKGAGNGAAYALVSKADLEEMGWGIAGPPAWVYADAAAESVAVSALATSAAAPATMAAMSRRGIMVVGSTSWTEDDDYSMLIQALQRLDHRLRHEVSYGSSNGDSSLSASSGPADLWVLITGKGNARQRFEDAVRVAKLSSHVVVSTYYAQSYHEYSLLLGAADVGLCLHFSSSGLDLPMKGVDMVGAGLPIMVMQYPAIGELIGGVTRVLATQAMRPRNGAADAQRSPRVSGGYAKAVQPTLQECERGWSFCNDADLEFLLSSFIGLPSTSESVSDGASGLSRSPPTPLSVMKRRACEARRRAHTWEKNWRRVLLPVLKEVV
- a CDS encoding putative rab7 GTP binding protein → MSMKRQLLKIIILGDSGVGKTSLMHQYVNRIFDNRYKATIGADFLSKDVEVNGRVVTLQIWDTAGQERFQSLGSAFYRGADACILVFDVTQQESFAHVGSWLEEFSIQAGRRDSVLVGNKTDLEDRRQVASKTVQAWCAKQNAEAANANNGAGAGAGDSAVPEMKYFETSAKDNAGVEEAFIAVVQLALARKATVEEATPMPQTVNLSQAQQEQAPSSSACSC